The DNA region cactcaccgactctcactccccccctgactcactgactctcactcccccctcactcaccaactctcactcccccctcactcaccgactctcattcccccctcactcaccgactctcactcccccctcactcaccgactctcactcccccctcactcaccgactctcattcccccctcactcactgactctcactcccccctcactcaccgactctcactcccccctcactcaccgactctcactcccccctcactcaccgactctcactcccccccctgaCTCAcggactctcactcccccctcactcaccgactctcactcccccctcactcaccgactctcactcccccctcactcaccgactctcactccccccctgactcactgactctcactcccccctcactcactgactctcactcctcccctcactcaccaactctcactcccccctcactcaccgactctcactcccccccccactcaccgactctcactccccccgcctcactcactgactctcaccccccctcactcaccgactctcactgccccccctcactcaccgactctcactccgcccccctcactcactgactctcactcccccctcactcattgactctcactcccccctcactcactgactctcactcccccctcactcaccgactctcactcccccgcctcactcactgactctcactcccccctcactcaccgactctcactgcccccctcactcaccgactctcactccgccccctcactcactgactctcactcccccctcactcattgactctcactcccccctcactcactgactctcactcccccctcactcattgactctcactcccccctcactcactgactctcactcccccctcactcattgactctcactcccccctcactcattgactctcactcccccctcactcattgactctcactcccccctcactcactgactctcacccccctcactcactcaccgactcgcactcccccctcactcaccgactctcactcccccctcactcaccgactctcactccccccctcactcaccgactctcactccccccctcactcaccgactctcactcccccctaactcaccgactctcactcccccctcactcaccgactctcactcccccctcactcactgactctcactcccccctcactcaccgactctcactcccccctcactcactgactctcactcccccctcactcaccgactctcactcccccctcactcactggctctcactcccccctcactcaccgactctcactcccccctcactcaccgactctcactcccccctcactcaccgactctcactcccccctcactcactgactctcactcccccctcactcaccgactctcactcccccctcactcaccgactctcactcccccctcactcaccgactctcactcccccctcactcactgactctcagtaATTTTTGTCCATACTCCAGATATTTCCTCAGCCACTCGATACACTCCACCTCCAGGTAACGTTTCCATCGCTGGTTAATGCCCGTGCTGCCCTCCCACTTTTGTTTGGTGATCTCTCCCCAAGGGACGGGGGTCACCCACACCAGAAGATCCTTTTCAAAACTGATGAAATCTAGTCCGTCCCACCCGTACTGGTTGAATCCAGTCGTATTCCCATCATCACTCAGGTCACAGCCAGTCATCAGCTGGTGTATGTGGATCCCTGTGGATTAGAAAGATAACCTGCCAATCAGGGCCAGTCCCAATAAAAGCCGCACTCACCATAAACCCACCCAAAGAGATCCATTCCCACTGGAGGTCcagccaccacacacacacacacacacacagccaatcCGGCCCAATCCACCTGGAGGCAAAGCcaccaaacacacacaatcagatTCAGTTGACCAACAGACCTTACAAAGCCATTCACAACCTCAGTTTATCAGCCCCCAGTCCCAGATCCTGATCCGCTCCCAGTTTCTCCCACTCTGACCCAGATGCCCTGCATCCTGAGAAAGAGGCTGAGTGCTGGGAGTTTgaagactcacctcctgactggtTGGTTCAATACATGAGGGTCTGAATATTATCTTTGAGACATTGGTCCCCCTCCTGTGTGAGCTTCTTCTTCTGTTCCCAGGACTCAAGCCCCTCGCTCTCCACCATCCACTGCCCCGGGGGATCACCTCCCTCCGATCGCTGTCGTACACAACAAACTGGACACCGTCCACATAACCGACAGCCACAAACTCCGGGAAACCCGTGATCGGAGTCATTCCTGTGAGGAAATaccggagagagtgagagcctgaaatagagagagagagaattcaagATAGACACCCTAAAAACaccaacaccctcacacacacacacacacacacacacacacagagatcaggGCATGAACCCCAAAACACTGATTCCAAACCGAGAGCAAGACCTCcatccagcctggcattgcccctctcacaccccatcactcactgacccagggttaatgccccaatacccagcctggcattgcccctctcacaccccatcactcactgacccagggttaatgccccaatacccagcctggcattgcccctctcacaccccatcactcactgacccagggttaatgtCCCAGTACcaagcctggcattgcccctctcacaccccatcactcacctgcagacacctctccacacagaaGGACCAGCTCTATCAGTCCAATCATTGCTGCTTCCCTCATGTTGGGGGAAACATTTGGAGGAAACTCTTTTTCAAAGAAAGGCCATTTTCCCAACTCACTCCTTCTGTCTTTCCCTGTTTACACTGAGCCTCAATCTGATTGGACACAAAATAGGACAACCAATTAGAATAAAGAGATT from Mustelus asterias chromosome 8, sMusAst1.hap1.1, whole genome shotgun sequence includes:
- the LOC144496947 gene encoding major histocompatibility complex class I-related protein 1-like isoform X1 — translated: MREAAMIGLIELVLLCGEVSAGSHSLRYFLTGMTPITGFPEFVAVGYVDGVQFVVYDSDRREVIPRGSGWWRARGLSPGNRRRSSHRRGTNVSKIIFRPSCIEPTSQELPPIVSFTRLGDSNRLSCAVTGFYPQAIEVNLWRNRVVIDETLSSGILPNHDSTYQIRKWVEFDPEDQAEYSCRVEHSGMKETLVVIYASDKGDSRTISSAGS
- the LOC144496947 gene encoding class I histocompatibility antigen, Gogo-C*0202 alpha chain-like isoform X3 translates to MREAAMIGLIELVLLCGEVSAGSHSLRYFLTGMTPITGFPEFVAVGYVDGVQFVVYDSDRREVIPRGSGWWRARGLSPGNRRRSSHRRGTNVSKIIFRPSCIEPTSQEAIEVNLWRNRVVIDETLSSGILPNHDSTYQIRKWVEFDPEDQAEYSCRVEHSGMKETLVVIYASDKGDSRTISSAGS